gagctgcgctcaagacgaaacgtaaccgcagaaagttgaacagcgtgtttcgcCTAATGGCCGTTCGAGTCGCAAGTGcgtcgcagggatgattccaatctgcataaccctagcagaggatatcgagtgttaccaacggagagataccagaaatgtgaggaagacggtgagactggactctatggtgaagtggcagcaggagtgggacaatgcggataatggaaggtggacccaccggctcatccccaatgtgtcgacgtgggtgtatagggagcatggagaggtgaacttttacctcacacagttcctttccggacatggctgtttccgtcactatctgcatcggtgtggccatgcgtcatcgccatcctgcccggcgtgtatcaacatagaggagactccagaacacgtggtattcgattgcccaaggtttgcggaagtacgtagaggaatgcctgccctacgggcggacaacatcgcagagcgaatgtgtcgcgatgagggtacgtggaatgcagtaagcagagtcgtgacgcaaatactgtcagagctgcagcgtcaatggagaagggaccagcaaataagcgtcggtttggagcgaaatccagcacagtgagcagtgtttggtttcgggtcgtcgggcgccagcgaaccggaagtcttctgccaaccggaatcgttggaccgacctcggcacttgaattgccaacctgctgaagaaagaagaaagaagaaggaagtgcttcgggtatgtagggcaccgccagtgcggacgtcatccaccaccggaactgtcggaccacctctgcaacccgaagacgaagacggcgcaatgcgcgaaagcgtcccctgcgatagccgccggtagtcggggcaccatcagtgcggaagtttccttcaccggaactggtggaccaccctcgacgccgggggaagtcaggaggattcgagtgaggaagtttgcggtacgaccgccgagggatcgagacaacgtagcagtggatctcagcaagccagtcggcgaactagcctaagctaggggccggaattttagaagaagtgcatgagcacagatACCACCCCTCTCCCACCCCCCCCcaaagtagtcgcagcatcccgtggtcccggggggatcgaggcaaggaggataagggacatttttagcaggtcgggaggagtccatccctgttcgccttcgagcatagtgtggatgcgcagatttttgatggcctttaacccttgtaaaaaaaaacacacacacacacacacacacacacacacacacacacacaacccctccccatggctactgcgagttagggggcctgtctaggatgtggtggggtttgacagtgggctctgttgaacctctataaaaagctgcatgtgtctgcaagcaggccctatcacagcgaccgtgcgccgctcaaagctcAAACCAGTAAgacccttttttttttttttttcttgagcaagggtaaacggaaatctgcaaccagacacctgaggaggtactcaggtagtgtggggatgggtatgtcatgtaactcttacccgacccactaaaaccaaaaccctttcgccagtccgtaccccccggaccgcaattaagcaatacatcagggggggactattgagaacgctcacgcctatgctaacgcactttacgtcaatacacacaacatcgacttcaaaggtggttacctcaccacccgtcgatcgcaagctatgatagtaacctagcggtccgtatcataatctcacgttggagacgagcatcccgacaacaaccaccgcgcttggaccgcaatgacctctatatctacctACTGAGGTCCcagcagcccacccgcgacatgttggttgtcggggtgagcaaagtgtttactgcatcacaggtgcccttactgcactcgttggttttgttcaagacgccaccaccgctgcagtttcgacataatctgttgagatgctgtgttcaccgcattccatatagtttcttcccggcacatcctctcgacgaggttgtccggggttgtatccataccactaataagcagcatggtaatgcgttctacctcgaatcgcgggcatgcgaacatcacatgctctgccgattctacctcacctacacattcaggacactcagcagaatctgcgaagccaaacctgtgtatgaatttcttaaagcagccatgttcagacaacacctgtgttaggtggaagttgagttgaccatgcttcctatcaacccagttggacacatctggaatcagtctgtgggtccaaccagagtgtatgtaattgagagtggcgacactgtcagaattggaacaaaattcatctgtcattcccatacaaaatcgtgttccaaacgagcaggagacctgtcaaatgcggcacatgtcgccactcttaattacatacactctgggtccaacgacctttgactgcggtgtcccatgctctttgccatttgaacaacgaagctgctctcttgacacgtcgcacttgcaccgagtccctttcgttgtagcattccacatcctcctctaagagtgtgtcgatcggcatcattccagctataacgcacaccgcctcatatgatatggtgcgatatgcgctcgcgacacgtagacacatcagccggtgtactctgatcaatttctttacattgtactcggcttttagtgctacggcccatgccggcacgccataacggatgatagacaatgctacgccagctatcagcctacgcacttgactatgcaccgccgatctgttggacatcattcgtgataaagattttatcgccaatgaagcccgctgacatgcataatcgacgtggctcgtaaaattgagcttatcatcgatcatcacgcccagatgcttgagagacctcacggagttaactgtgcaggtccctactcttatcctagcctgttgcaacccatgacggttatgcactaccacgacttccgtcttgtggtgtgcaagggataaccgtctcgagttgagccattcctccactctgccaatcgcgtatgaagccttcaatctaacttcgtcgagagtgtcacctgctacttctagcattacgtcatccgcgaagccttctatcttcactccggccgggagacttaggcgtaatactccatcgtacataatattccacagaaccggtccgaggatcgatccctgtggaacacccgcggacactacgaccgactttgaccagcatcagtgtcgtataacagcaccctattctgaaaatagctttcagtatcctgcacaggtaatccggaactctcaatcggtgcagcgagtcagcaattgctgcccagctagcattgttaaacgcgttttttacatcaagtgtaatcaacgcgcagtacctaatacctcttctgtttaaacctctcgctatcttggccgtatccgttaccgctcgaattgcttcgatggtagaacggcccttacggaagccatactggttgctagataagccaccaacacactctgtataagccgacaatctattcagaatgaccctttctagcagctttccagctgtgtcgagtaggcaaattggtctgtatgccgaaggatcccccggctgtttgccaggcttcggtaatagcaccaatttctgccgtttccatcgatctgggaagtttccttcgtccatgcatctctggaggcagctcctgaacatatctggattggcaagaatggcgtgtttaagggccaggtttgaaataccatccgggcctggcgccttattgagcttaagttttcatgcggctacgataagctcttcgttagtcactagcggtaccacgtcgacTGACTCTGTAtggtgtagcgggccagtccgatggttcatgtgtcggaaacagtccctctactatactggctaacagctctggggatctttcaggaggtgtgctattggtcctagacatcactatcctgtatgcatcgccccacggggtgtcattcgccatcctgcacagctgttcgaagcaggctcgcttgctacatttaatctcgtagttcagggctctgctcgctgtccggaatacccctcgtctatcgagtcgctcagcgtctgttctagcacgtcgcaaccttcttttagctttaagacaggttctacgaagatctgcaatcgtgtcagaccaccagtacactggttgtcgatttccTGGGGGCTGGGCCTTCCTTGGCATCGCCACGTCGCAAGCACGTGTAAGTACTTCCGTCAGGTCGTTACTGCTTAGTCCTGCCCtggtagcacacatgttccaggtCGGTTGCCGTAACTGATATTCGGccgaatttggtcacaatcaagttgctgtaaccaaattcgaaagaaatgtgctacttgggtgTAGTCCTACTCTCCCAGCGCAGCGCCTCCACCAACAGCTCTTGATTGAACTGTGAAGTGCGTCATCCGGGATCCGTTGCACCACCTCTTCTCGTCGTAGTTCTCCGGGTATactcgaccataaaacgtacttcctgatggtcgctagaagtatgaccctcgtggaccatccatcccggttcttcagtccatcctgcgctgcagaaggtgacgtcgatacatgaatcaccgctcggtcctctgaacgttggcacttgaccttcgttcagcagaactacgttcaataccgctagtgactctagcaggatatgacctctagcgttagtaaaccgggaaccccagtccactgcccacgcattgaagtcacctgctacaactactggtttaaggccagttagcttcgccgcaagaatatcaactaccctagtgtactgctctatactccatctaggaggacagtagcagctacaaaagtaaacaccgtttacctttgctatgacgaaaccctcatcgttaggcgaagatattatcttctggatggggtagcgcccacaagtccagattcccaccataccggacttgtccGCAATCAAGCTGCCGTTTCCAACAGGGATGCGCTATGGGTCAgccagcaaggcaacatcagctttacactcgataaccgactgttgtagcagcagctgggccggccgcctcgcagtggttcaagtttagctgtgttacttgcatgtctggacccttctagTGGCCGGAAAGGCCTGCGCACCGGTGAGATGCCTGTTGTCTGCCCCGTAGGACAGATCAGgcatctcggtgcagcctggcaggtgcgagcctggtggttttcggcccgcacctacggcacagcttactacggtcaggtcccttacagtcataggacttatgaccgtggccaaggcacctgtagtaggcctgattgggttggcttgtgctcagcgagcacaccgaccaacccaccttcagttttaccttatccaacaccttcttggcctcagccataggtacttgaatgaggcaacctgcattcccgcaaagcctttgcgtaaccgaatcgcggATTCCTGGCTCTCGACATTACACTGGTCCTtcagtgcgtctaccaggtctccggcttcggttatttcatccatgcccttgcactggatgttcaggACTGGGCACAGGGCTCTAACCTGGACCCTGTCACCCAGGACCTCTTCCGTCAACTTTTATACTCGAAACTCTTCCGagtagcatcccgcttcaagacgagatcctgattatggtatactggtcacagcaaacgacattggacgattcttGGTTTTTgataggattaggcgtatatgggctgacagtcgagctattctgtttcctgagtaaaaagagtgacatcttttttgaaaaacagcaggcaggctaatggttcgactgcctccgtcccgataaacaacctggcaggcctccggtaacgctcaacaccTGTCACCTACActggtgggtagtaggttcagatgtaaCATTCCTGATCTAcgtcgatccggctctgaacacggtgctataaggcaccggagtcaacccttgcatggacctcactgtttacaaaggcacccatgggatcacaaaaggcgactatctacaacaggtagagataaACGGCCCGGATGGGGAACCCTTttaacatggaaacaaattctacaatcAACGAAGGGGCAGGCGGTGCGAATGTTTTCGAAAAGAGTAGGaggctgcagcgatctccagtgatggcgtaggcagcagtagcaagtaccagcagtatggccaaggctgctgagaaccaggcaggccaacaggagctaggatccgggaatagggtgtccaccccGGAAAGTAGTGCTATTCAGGAGGATCTACAATTCGGgtggtccaacctgatggaggtgcggaagcgagtcaacgagctctatgacttcgtgaaggacaaacacaatgttcacacgaagatcaagcttctagtgacgagcatcaagtccgccgttaaatctgctgagcacgaacagaacgcgctcaaaagAAGAGCGGAAACAGCTGGAAAAGCACTGAAAGATGCAGCGCAGCATACAACAGTCGAGGCACTGCAAACACCAATGAGCTCCCgaaatactcgcacggagaagcgaagcagggactctccaggagagcaggaaatcccgaagaagcagcggaacgtgcaagattgtgctagcgtactgaaggaaggcgtcgagaacggtgattggcaaaccgtggaaagtcagcgggagaagagaaagaagcagaaggagtacgtggaaaagaagaaggagcagaaaaagaaagaaaaacatcgctCTTCTCGTGAGCGGGTCAAGGGGGACGCCTTAATAGTCGAAGTGAACGACAAAACGACATACGCAGCGATATTACGAAAGGTGAGAGAAGACCCGGTTCTCAAGGACTTGGGTGAAAAAGTGGTAAGGACTAGGCGTACTCAGAAGGGGGAATTGCTGTTCAAGCTGAAGAAGGATCTCACggtcaagagctcggccttccgggagctcattgccaattccttaggtagtgaaggaaacgtaagggctttaacgcaggaggccgtggtcgaatgcagagacctggacgagatcactacgatagacgaactgagggatgcactgacCTCACAATGCACGCTGGGGGAAGTTCAGATCAGAGCTGGCATTTCCTCACACACTGTGCACAATGAGGAGATTTTAATACACACCACAGAGAGTGACGCTGATACTCATCGTGTAACAAAGCCAACACGGTGAGTAAGGACGAAGACGAAGAGTGAGAGAATTATTCCGGTGAGAGTTGGGCCAACACAAAATTGTGCCACTAAGTGCAATATTCTTGGAAACGATATCGTTTTCTACCAGGCTGGCTGAATTTTTTTGGAACACACATATTTCGCCTTGAAAAATTAGTTAATTACGTCTCAGTTAGAAACGGCGGggttttaataaagtttaatgCTCCATGCTAAAAAGTATAGCATTGACAAATAAGGATTTAATAAAAaggataagaagaagaagccaaaAGATGATGTTTGAAAGGAATGGCACGGGAAAGCAAggtgaaatttttaaaacgctTCTCGAaatttctagaagcaatttagataaaacggttagcagtacggggatGAACTTTCCTTGTATTGTATAATAAacacataattttgattttgatttttattttgtgatattgcacttgtgagaagagttttaaaaattgCTGTGCTTTCCcgtgccatttttttttaaaaatatctttCCGCTTCTTCTTCATCATGCAACCTTATTTGCATTGAGACGGAAGGGGAATttaaactgattatttttagctTGGCGTAAATCATAAATCTTTTCGAAATTTATTTAACACAGAGTTGTGCATAATAGACAGTGTTTTGCAATGAAATTGTATACACTTTCATACGGCCGTGAACATTATTTTGAAGGTTGTAGACAATGAAATAACTTCATCTAATAATAAGGGTTGATCAGTATTCCGAAGACAAACACACAAAAACCCATTGTCAGAGCAGGAGTATATTAATTGGGCATGATGCTAACATCAAGAAAAAATTAGCGCTGAAATGAAATAATGGAACTTTATATAGGTTCaatgttttctgtttttttttcgaatttagaACCTTTATATTTACCAAGATTATCTGACAGAAATTGTATCTAGAAATCGTCTCGTCAGTAACTTATTTTAAAGCAGGTGGGGCGAAATAATGTTGGTAGTACAAGGCTTCTAAATAGCTTTTCCCACAGACATCCCAAAAgccagcaaaaacaaaaataacttATGACGCATAAATAGTATCAACATCAACAGCTACGTTTAACTTTATTTGGCAATATTAATTTTCATTCTGTTTGATTCACCAAACAgtacggtggtaccaaagtctacccaaactgaggctcaagtatttgcgggtacgtcaggGGTGAccgctccaacggagcagacacaaaaacggggagacagtctccaggggatgagctccttgggggccgctccaaaacgcggagggttactaccccgaacaagggtagtgggcctaggaagctgaaccccggccaggtacctccaaaactgggggaggaaggacctggaaaggtccgtccacccaggaaagacggtggtaaggggttacggcaggctgagagctctcagccgcaccagaccagggaaatagagggggatgacgcctcctggaccctggtcaagaacaagaggaatccgaagacgtcaagggccgaaaagaaggcccaggcgaatgagggtagcaagaagtctagggtaggcgccaatcgctccaggggcgatgccctagtcatcacggcggacgaggctaagtactcggacgttttgaaggcgatgaggagtgacgttaagctcggtgaactcggcgccgacgtacgtcgaataagacgtacccggacgggcgagatgatcctcgagctgaagcgggcgtctcgcaaaagggcgccgcctacaagaagttggcggaggaagccctaggcgagacggtcaatgtgagggcactcacgacggaggtgaatctaagggttaaagacctggacgagatcaccgaagtcgaagagctcgtcacggcactgcggcgacagtgtgaagtggagacgcccaccgcagccgttcggctacggaaaggtccggcagggactcaggtagcattggttcggctatctgcagcggatgcctccaaggtagtcaagttagggagcgtcaaggtgggatggtcggtgtgccctgtgggcatatacgagcaacccgaagtttgcttcaagtgtctGGAACCGGGgaacaagcaatgggactgcaaaggccctgacagaagaaagctctgtcgacgctgcggattggagggcaCAATGCTGcgcgaaccctcccaattgtttgatttgttccagcaaagctgtgatcagcaagcaccccatgggggtctCAAGTGCCCGGCGTTAAGGCGTGTTGCAaattcacagtgcaggtaacgcagctaaacctgaaccactgtgatgcagcccagcaactgctgtgtcagacagttgctgaatggagGACGGATATTGCCATCATAGATCCATcacagatccttaccgggtacccgccaggaacgataattgggtcaccgatgggtctaaaatggcggcgatatggacaacggggaaatacgcAGTCCAacagttggtgtcttcgacatacgagggcttcgtcattgccaaaatcaacggggtcttcttctgcagctgctatgcgtcTCTTCGATAGTCGATCGAGCAGTTGAGTCGTACGCTGGATTGTTTTACGGCTaccttgatggggcgtaggccggtggtgatagcgggggacttcaacgcttgggccatGGAGTGGGGAAGCCGTTCCACGAATCAAccgggcagatcctgctggaatcactggccatgttggatatGGATCTGGCCAAtatcggtaccaaaagtacctacagctggaacggggccgagtcgattatcgacgttacgttctggagccctggccaaacgagtagttcgaactggagggtagatgatggctgcactcacagcgaccacctggcggttcgctgcAGTATCGACTAttctccacaattgctcttgcaagtacgtggacatatgtagtttctcaaacaaacgaaatttttttcatacattcctgaacaaatttttttttgccagaatgcgtatttttgaccaaaaatgtcacatatgcagtatttaaaacaaacggttcatatgTCTTCGTaagagttgtagcaaaagttctcctagAAAACTTTGTCGGAGACAACAAGTTCGTATTTcgtttacttttggagatttgttACGTTTTATGCTCACCACCCCCATAAAATAGtttttatgaagaatcaaaccttatatgttgtgaagtggaaaaaataaatttttcatctcatttttagaggattcaacAGTTAGTTGAATACCTCCACAGAAGCGCATAAACTTACTGATAAAACGTCTCGAAGACACCACTACGCTGAATTGCATAATGAAGGTTATCTTTGAATAATCTAGCtttaaacacgattttagccactgtgcggtGGTCTTCTTTACGTACCGTTCTCTTCAATCAGCGGTTTCCATTAGGTACACGCCATTTTTGAGCGGTATTTTTCACGTGCTGCACTTTGTGCAAGTAGATTTTATCACACATCTGATTTTATTAGGGCGGATTTCAATACTCACCGTTTTTTCTCACGACTGTAGTTTCTGCAATGCTGCTTTGCTTTTATCAAACGATCATCACATCAGGCCAAATTACGTTTTTGGAAACATTTCACTGTACATAATCTAGAATAAACAAAACCCTTCCAAAACAGCGTCTGGTCTATATTTTATTGTTTCTTTCCGTCATATCACGGTTGTTTCCAATGTAATTATTCTTCAAAGTTAAGGAATCACTCGTCACGAGAAGCACGACAACATGCGATTCTCCTGCGAGAGCATCTGTCCTGCAATGAAAGGATGTCGATGAATCTATTTTGCAGCCAGGTTGTTCCGACGCTTCGATACAGCAGTGCCACCACACTGAGACAATCAAACTGTCCTCACCGTCATCATCATTCATGTGCGAGTGGTTTAGAAGATATCAGAATACCGTCAACAGGTGTGACATTGGGTCATAGCTTTTATGAACATTTTATAGGTCGGATATCTGAATTGTTCAAATAGGTGTCTcatattttagttttcttttCCTCAGATATGCAGGGTTACGGCTCCTGGGTTACCTTTCATAAATATCACGCATATGAGTACGTAtggtagcaaaaagaagcgactgATTAGTGCTATATTTCATTGTTTCGCACTAAGATGAATAtctgttcagtgagatggaaaaaaggaacaatttttcaattataAAGACATTCATAGTAATTGAAAAAGCAGCCCATTCGCACCCCCAACTTGTCCCATTGTTACCCCTGTTGACGGTATTTGTCTTGTATGCACTTCATAGGAGAAACTAGACCATCTTTTGGAATATTGACTGCATCTCATTTTAGAGCGTCTATGAAATAGTTTTTAGCACATCTGTGAGAAGAAATAAACGATAATAAAATTGTTGTTGCGCGGTGTTACAGTTTAATTGATTAAGTACTGTTTAGAGCCTTGCCCACATCTCGCTGGTTTGCTTTAAATATATGTTGTTATAAGCTTCAAAAGTATTGATCGACTAGTCAGTGAGATAAAGCATTCGTATCAACGATGAAGCCGATCCTTTTCTTAGTTTTAATAGCAACCTATGAGGTCGCTAGTTTTACAATTAATGAAGCAAATGATTCCGTTGTGTATAGTCAGAATGCAACTAACGCTGAGAAGACATTGTCAAGGGCAAAGAGGTTTCTGCTATTCCCAAAAAGTGCTTTAGCACTTGTGAGTTTGAAACAAATTGTTATTctcgaaattattttaattttattaactTATTTACAGGTGACCATTGCGGCAGCGAAAATTCTAATATTTCGTTATCCAGCGACGTCTTTTGGTCTTATAGAGTGGGATTTGTTATACCCTCTTCCAGACTATACAAACCGCATTTCGCAATTTAAACTTGGTGAAATATTTATGAAGGCAAAAGGGCCAGTGTTACCTCCCCCGACGGCTCCAAAGCCAACAACGACATCGAAACCACCCGCACCCACAGTTCCGTTGAAATATTCACAGCATGAACATCACCTCGGGCATGAAGTATCGGAAATAGAGATACAATCGTATCTGAAAGATCATCCGGAAACATGGGTACCTCCGGGATATGGCAAAGATAGATCGGACTGGTTCGCACCAAACTCCTACAATCCATATCAGCAACCAGGCATAAGCCCGATTTATGAGTCTTACAAACGACGCGATCAGACAAATTTCAATCGCAAAGCGGCAGCTGTGGACGATTCAAATGGTAACGATTTTATAGAAGAGGAAGACAGGTTTAACATCAGTCAACATCGCGATTGGGAAAATTTCTATCACTACCGCGAAAGGCGAGATTTGTATCATACAATTGAACACATTTTAGGGCACAGGTATGTAGTATTATGTAGCAATGCATAACCGTCCTCTAATACAATCGAACCGTCGATTTTCAGCCACCGGTTGCAGATGAAATCGTGTGTTTTGCGAGCCATATGTGAAGCGCGAAATCTACTTCTTCCACAAGGAAAGTCCATGATGGTGGATATAGTCAGGCTTGTGTTCAGGTTGGTCATGGTTCAGTTCTGCGATTGATGGAAGACTTAATGGTCCGATGTGTTGTATATTTGCAGTGTTCCATTAAAGGATGACCTTCAAGATGACTACAGCAAAGCGATGAGACATGAAAATTCCAATTGTGCGGCTGTTTATGGCGAAAAATGCGCCATTAGTATTCTGGCGCTGGTTCTTTTCGGAAAATTTGAACCCTCCAATGattgaatttttaataaaacacaca
The nucleotide sequence above comes from Armigeres subalbatus isolate Guangzhou_Male chromosome 3, GZ_Asu_2, whole genome shotgun sequence. Encoded proteins:
- the LOC134223024 gene encoding uncharacterized protein LOC134223024; translation: MTTNFKMLYKAEAAEKVLKDAAEHTAVETQQAPKSPRTTRTEKRGRDSPGEQEGTKKQRNVQDFASVLKERVKDVLIATYEVASFTINEANDSVVYSQNATNAEKTLSRAKRFLLFPKSALALVTIAAAKILIFRYPATSFGLIEWDLLYPLPDYTNRISQFKLGEIFMKAKGPVLPPPTAPKPTTTSKPPAPTVPLKYSQHEHHLGHEVSEIEIQSYLKDHPETWVPPGYGKDRSDWFAPNSYNPYQQPGISPIYESYKRRDQTNFNRKAAAVDDSNGNDFIEEEDRFNISQHRDWENFYHYRERRDLYHTIEHILGHSHRLQMKSCVLRAICEARNLLLPQGKSMMVDIVRLVFSVPLKDDLQDDYSKAMRHENSNCAAVYGEKCAISILALVLFGKFEPSND